In Juglans regia cultivar Chandler chromosome 5, Walnut 2.0, whole genome shotgun sequence, the following are encoded in one genomic region:
- the LOC109020926 gene encoding peroxidase N: protein MKIMSMKKGYCLIMTTFMLFLVARSQLTTDFYKTTCPNLLGVVRKQMINAIKTEMRMAASLLRLHFHDCFVNGCDASILLDGTDSEKSAPPNQNSVRGYEVVDQIKSSVESSCSGVVSCADILAIAARDAVLLSGGPSWKVLLGRRDALLPATQSTVNGALPAPTEALDSIISKFDAVGLNLTDVVSLSGGHTIGLARCATFSNRLFDSNGTAAADSTMDASMASDLQSFCPVNGDGNRTTAIDRNSTDLFDSHYFQNLLNGKGLFSSDQILVSGDVAAVTTTKSLVQSYSNNFPLFSADFANSMIKMGNISPLTGSSGEIRKSCRSVNSS from the exons atgaaaatcatgagcatgaagAAGGGTTATTGTTTGATTATGACCACCTTTATGTTGTTCCTTGTTGCAAGGTCTCAACTAACTACGGACTTTTACAAGACAACATGTCCAAATCTTCTTGGCGTTGTGCGGAAACAAATGATAAATGCTATCAAGACTGAAATGCGAATGGCTGCCTCTTTGCTTCGGCTTCACTTCCACGATTGCTTTGTAAAC GGTTGTGATGCGTCGATACTGTTGGATGGAACGGATAGTGAGAAGTCTGCCCCTCCTAACCAAAACTCAGTCAGAGGATATGAAGTTGTGGACCAGATCAAAAGCTCCGTGGAGAGCTCATGCAGTGGCGTTGTATCTTGTGCTGATATACTCGCCATAGCTGCCCGAGATGCTGTGCTCTTA AGTGGAGGGCCGTCATGGAAGGTTTTGTTGGGCAGAAGAGATGCACTGTTGCCCGCAACGCAATCCACAGTAAATGGTGCACTTCCTGCTCCAACAGAGGCACTGGACTCTATCATTTCCAAGTTTGACGCTGTTGGCCTCAATCTCACAGATGTCGTCTCCTTATctg GAGGTCATACCATTGGACTGGCCAGATGTGCCACCTTCAGCAATAGGTTGTTCGACTCGAACGGGACGGCCGCTGCAGACAGTACAATGGATGCAAGCATGGCGTCTGATTTGCAAAGCTTTTGTCCGGTGAATGGGGATGGAAACAGGACGACAGCCATAGACCGAAACTCAACTGATTTGTTCGACAGCCATTACTTTCAAAACTTGCTCAACGGAAAAGGACTTTTTAGTTCCGACCAAATTCTAGTCTCCGGTGATGTCGCCGCCGTCACAACAACCAAAAGTTTGGTCCAAAGTTACAGCAATAACTTTCCTCTTTTCTCTGCCGATTTTGCTAATTCCATGATCAAGATGGGCAACATCAGTCCTCTCACTGGTTCCAGTGGAGAGATTCGGAAGAGCTGCAGATCAGTGAATTCATCATAA
- the LOC109020930 gene encoding peroxidase A2-like, giving the protein MSSSHFIAVALFCIAFLLAGGISVSHAQLSSTFYDQTCPNVTNITRGVIQNALLSDPRIGASLIRLHFHDCFVNGCDGSILLNNSDTIDSEKEAARNNNSVRGFGVVDDIKTALESACPRTVSCADILAIAAEESVSLANGTSWTVLLGRRDGTTANRTGADISLPSAVDTLDTLKSVFSAVGLNTTDLVSLSGAHTFGRAQCPTFSGRLYNFNNTGNPDPSLNTTYLGTLRGICPENGTATGLANLDLTTADTFDNNYFSNLQVGNGLLQTDQELFSTTGADTIDIVNNFSSDQNAFFASFGESMIKMGNIGVLTGSQGEIRLNCALVNANSSGSESYLHSSIETRDDAEYKYAI; this is encoded by the exons ATGTCTTCTTCCCACTTCATTGCGGTAGCTCTATTCTGCATTGCATTCTTGCTGGCCGGAGGAATATCAGTATCCCATGCCCAGCTTTCCTCGACATTTTATGACCAAACATGTCCAAACGTGACGAACATCACACGTGGTGTCATCCAGAATGCGTTGCTGAGCGATCCCAGAATTGGTGCCAGCCTTATTAGGCTTCATTTCCATGACTGCTTTGTCAAT GGTTGTGATggatcaattttactgaacaACAGTGACACCATAGACAGCGAAAAAGAAGCTGCCCGAAATAATAACTCCGTCAGGGGCTTTGGTGTTGTTGATGATATAAAGACTGCGTTGGAAAGCGCTTGTCCCCGCACAGTTTCCTGCGCTGATATTCTCGCCATTGCAGCTGAAGAATCAGTTTCCTTG GCAAATGGTACCTCGTGGACAGTTTTACTGGGAAGAAGGGACGGGACAACAGCCAACCGTACTGGTGCTGATATTTCCCTTCCAAGCGCCGTCGATACCCTTGACACTCTTAAATCTGTCTTCTCAGCCGTGGGGCTGAACACCACCGATCTGGTTTCCCTCTCAG GCGCTCACACGTTTGGACGCGCACAGTGTCCGACTTTCAGTGGCCGATTGTACAATTTCAACAACACAGGTAATCCTGATCCATCCCTGAACACAACCTACTTGGGAACTCTCCGAGGAATATGCCCCGAGAATGGAACTGCGACTGGCTTGGCAAACCTCGACCTCACAACAGCCGATACTTTTGACAACAATTACTTCTCCAATCTTCAAGTTGGGAACGGATTACTGCAGACCGATCAAGAGCTGTTCTCAACGACAGGAGCGGACACCATTGATATTGTCAACAACTTTAGTAGTGATCAGAATGCTTTCTTTGCCAGCTTCGGGGAGTCGATGATTAAAATGGGAAATATCGGTGTGTTAACGGGGTCGCAAGgagaaattagattgaactgcGCCTTAGTGAATGCAAACTCTTCTGGATCAGAAAGCTATTTACATAGCTCAATTGAAACCAGAGATGATGCTGAGTACAAATATGCCATATAA
- the LOC108989194 gene encoding peroxidase 54-like isoform X2 has protein sequence MSSPVLSSTFYDETCPNVTSIIRGVIDNALLSDSRIGASLLRLHFHDCFVNGCDGSILLNNSDTIDSEKEAARNNNSVRGFGVVDDIKTALESACPGIVSCADILTIAAEESVSAAGGPSWTVLLGRRDGTTANRTGADISLPSAIDTLDTLKSVFLAVGLNTTDLVSLSGAHTFGRAQCLTFSGRLYNFNNTGNPDDTLNTTYLETLQGICPQNGTGTDLTNLDLTTLDTFDNNYFSNLQLENGLLQTDQELFSTTGADTIDIVNSFSSDQSAFFASFVESMLKMGNISVLTGSEGEVRLNCGIVNTDSSGSESYLHSSIETRDDAEYKYAI, from the exons ATGTCCAGTCCAGTA CTTTCCTCAACATTTTATGACGAAACATGTCCAAACGTGACGAGCATCATACGTGGTGTCATCGACAATGCGTTGCTGAGCGATTCCAGGATTGGTGCCAGCCTTCTTAGGCTTCATTTCCATGACTGCTTTGTCAAT GGTTGTGATggatcaattttactgaacaACAGTGACACCATAGACAGCGAAAAAGAAGCTGCCCGAAATAATAACTCCGTCAGGGGCTTTGGCGTTGTTGATGATATAAAGACTGCGTTGGAAAGCGCTTGTCCCGGAATAGTTTCCTGCGCTGATATTCTCACCATTGCAGCTGAAGAATCAGTTTCAGCG GCAGGGGGTCCATCGTGGACAGTTTTACTGGGAAGAAGGGACGGCACAACAGCCAACCGTACTGGTGCTGACATTTCCCTTCCAAGCGCCATTGATACCCTTGACACTCTTAAATCTGTCTTCTTAGCCGTGGGGCTGAACACCACTGATCTGGTTTCCCTCTCAG GCGCTCACACGTTTGGACGCGCACAGTGTCTGACTTTCAGTGGCCGATTGTACAATTTCAACAACACAGGTAATCCTGATGACACCCTGAACACAACCTACTTGGAAACTCTCCAAGGAATATGCCCCCAGAATGGAACTGGGACTGACTTGACAAACCTCGACCTCACAACACTCGATACTTTTGACAACAATTACTTCTCCAATCTTCAACTTGAGAACGGATTACTGCAGACCGATCAAGAACTGTTCTCAACGACAGGAGCGGACACCATTGATATTGTCAACAGCTTTAGTAGTGATCAGAGTGCTTTCTTTGCCAGCTTCGTGGAGTCGATGCTTAAAATGGGGAATATCAGTGTGTTAACGGGGTCGGAAGGAGAAGTTAGATTGAACTGCGGCATAGTTAATACAGACTCTTCTGGATCAGAAAGCTATTTACATAGCTCGATTGAAACCAGAGATGATGCTGAGTACAAATATGCCATATAA
- the LOC108989194 gene encoding peroxidase A2-like isoform X1, with amino-acid sequence MSSSHCNAIVLFFIAFLLGGIISVSHAQLSSTFYDETCPNVTSIIRGVIDNALLSDSRIGASLLRLHFHDCFVNGCDGSILLNNSDTIDSEKEAARNNNSVRGFGVVDDIKTALESACPGIVSCADILTIAAEESVSAAGGPSWTVLLGRRDGTTANRTGADISLPSAIDTLDTLKSVFLAVGLNTTDLVSLSGAHTFGRAQCLTFSGRLYNFNNTGNPDDTLNTTYLETLQGICPQNGTGTDLTNLDLTTLDTFDNNYFSNLQLENGLLQTDQELFSTTGADTIDIVNSFSSDQSAFFASFVESMLKMGNISVLTGSEGEVRLNCGIVNTDSSGSESYLHSSIETRDDAEYKYAI; translated from the exons ATGTCTTCTTCCCACTGCAATGCCATAGTTCTATTCTTCATTGCATTCTTGCTTGGAGGAATAATATCAGTGTCCCATGCCCAGCTTTCCTCAACATTTTATGACGAAACATGTCCAAACGTGACGAGCATCATACGTGGTGTCATCGACAATGCGTTGCTGAGCGATTCCAGGATTGGTGCCAGCCTTCTTAGGCTTCATTTCCATGACTGCTTTGTCAAT GGTTGTGATggatcaattttactgaacaACAGTGACACCATAGACAGCGAAAAAGAAGCTGCCCGAAATAATAACTCCGTCAGGGGCTTTGGCGTTGTTGATGATATAAAGACTGCGTTGGAAAGCGCTTGTCCCGGAATAGTTTCCTGCGCTGATATTCTCACCATTGCAGCTGAAGAATCAGTTTCAGCG GCAGGGGGTCCATCGTGGACAGTTTTACTGGGAAGAAGGGACGGCACAACAGCCAACCGTACTGGTGCTGACATTTCCCTTCCAAGCGCCATTGATACCCTTGACACTCTTAAATCTGTCTTCTTAGCCGTGGGGCTGAACACCACTGATCTGGTTTCCCTCTCAG GCGCTCACACGTTTGGACGCGCACAGTGTCTGACTTTCAGTGGCCGATTGTACAATTTCAACAACACAGGTAATCCTGATGACACCCTGAACACAACCTACTTGGAAACTCTCCAAGGAATATGCCCCCAGAATGGAACTGGGACTGACTTGACAAACCTCGACCTCACAACACTCGATACTTTTGACAACAATTACTTCTCCAATCTTCAACTTGAGAACGGATTACTGCAGACCGATCAAGAACTGTTCTCAACGACAGGAGCGGACACCATTGATATTGTCAACAGCTTTAGTAGTGATCAGAGTGCTTTCTTTGCCAGCTTCGTGGAGTCGATGCTTAAAATGGGGAATATCAGTGTGTTAACGGGGTCGGAAGGAGAAGTTAGATTGAACTGCGGCATAGTTAATACAGACTCTTCTGGATCAGAAAGCTATTTACATAGCTCGATTGAAACCAGAGATGATGCTGAGTACAAATATGCCATATAA
- the LOC108989195 gene encoding metal tolerance protein 4-like yields MEDTDPKTPMLGKDSRGSSRSGRHGRLSRRYSVNSLRTEFVSRLPNSVRSALDLESSTSDLDLSRTGALSKGQRAYYERQFDTLKSFEEVDTVMASDSVDEENLEEQAQHERAMRISNYANMILLAFKLYATIKSGSIAIAASTLDSLLDLMAGGILWFTHLSMKSINIYKYPIGKLRMQPVGIIVFAAVMATLGFQILIQAVEELVKDEPSEDMSSSQMIWMCTIMISATVVKLLLWIYCKSSRNEIVRAYAQDHFFDVVTNVVGLVAAVLGDKFYWWIDPAGAIILAVYTVTNWSKTVIENAVSLVGQSAPPEVLQKLTYLVIRHPQVKRIDTVRAYTFGVLYFVEVDIELPEDLPLKEAHAIGESLQIKIEKLPEVERAFVHLDYECEHKPEHSVLSRLPNSQS; encoded by the exons ATGGAGGATACGGATCCGAAGACACCGATGCTGGGGAAGGATAGTCGGGGGTCTTCTCGCAGCGGTCGACATGGCCGACTCAGTCGGCGGTACTCGGTTAACTCACTGCGGACAGAGTTTGTCTCCAGACTCCCTAACAGTGTCCGCTCTGCTCTCGACCTCGAGTCTTCCACCTCCGACCTTGATCTTTCCAGAACCGGAGCCTTAAGCAAAG GACAAAGGGCGTACTATGAAAGACAATTCGACACCTTGAAATCTTTCGAGGAAGTTGATACTGTGATGGCGTCAGATAGCGTCGATGAGGAAAACCTCGAGGAACAAGCTCAGCATGAAAGAGCGATGCGGATTTCTAATTATGCCAACATGATACTACTGGCATTTAAG CTCTATGCCACAATCAAGAGTGGATCGATAGCCATTGCAGCATCAACACTTGATTCGTTACTGGATCTCATGGCCGGTGGCATACTTTGGTTCACCCACCTGTCGATGAAGAGCATAAATATCTATAAGTATCCTATAGGAAAGTTGAGAATGCAGCCAGTAGGCATAATCGTATTTGCTGCTGTCATGGCTACACTAG GCTTTCAGATATTGATCCAGGCTGTAGAAGAACTGGTTAAAGATGAACCTTCTGAAGATATGTCCTCAAGTCAAATGATATGGATGTGCACAATCATGATATCTGCTACTGTGGTGAAACTTTTGCTGTGGATATACTGTAAAAGCTCAAGAAATGAGATTGTCCGTGCATATGCACAG GATCATTTTTTTGATGTGGTAACAAATGTAGTCGGATTAGTTGCTGCTGTTCTGGGCGATAAGTTTTACTGGTGGATTGATCCTGCTGGTGCTATCATCCTAGCGGTGTACACTGTTACAAATTGGTCTAAAACTGTTATAGAAAATGCAG TTTCACTTGTGGGACAGTCTGCACCTCCTGAAGTTTTACAAAAATTGACATATCTTGTCATAAGGCATCCTCAAGTCAAGCGTATTGACACTGTCCGTGCTTACACCTTTGGTGTTCTTTATTTTGTGGAG GTTGACATCGAACTTCCAGAAGACTTACCCTTGAAAGAAGCCCACGCCATTGGAGAGAGCTTGCAAATTAAGATAGAAAAACTTCCAGAGGTTGAGCGGGCGTTTGTTCACCTTGATTATGAATGTGAACACAAACCAGAGCACTCTGTTCTCAGCAGGCTGCCCAACTCTCAGTCCTGA